The genome window gcacgcaaagcACTCTCTCTGGGCACGTGCAGCATCGCCAGCTGCTTTACTGGTTTccaatgtgcacatgcacaccagccagctggtcttcacggacGTCGGAgtgccaaaaacagcctgaaaaatggccccaaaacaagACTGTTTTGCAGGCCATTTTCGAGCTGTTttgcaggccaaaaacagcccaaaaaatagcctgaaaacggcccccaaaatggccaaaaaacaggtatgtgtgtgctggccagctggtcttcaagtttcCAGAGCTCCAGCACGTTtgttgaaaaggttcgccatcgctgTCCTAGGGGGTGGGATGTTGCTTaacaatatataagtttaaaatcAGGAAGATATTGTCAGCATCTTTTCTGACAAATGttattaatgttttatattgGGATTATCGAATCACAGCAATTCCTGCAAAGTAGGCTGGGCTGAGTAATAAAAATTGACGGTAGAAGACGACtctgagccagtggtgaaatccaaatttttttactactgattctgtgggcatggcttggtgggcgtggcttggttggtataggaggggaaggatattgcaaaatctccattccctccccgctcctgggggaaggatactgcaaaatccccattccctccccactcctgggggaaggatatttgcaaaatccccattccctccccactcctgggggaaggatactgcaaaatctctattcccaccccactccggggccagccagaggtggcatttgccggttctctaaactactcaaaatttgcactaccagttctccagaacctgtcagaacctgctggatttcacccctgctctgagccCAGGTCTCTCTAAATCTTTTGgtgttcccccacccccctttcctTAATACACTATTCTTTGAGGATGAGAGTTTGTTATCAAGTTgtaataaatattcttttttaataatgtttgttGATTGCATGTTATAATTAACACACCCGGCAGAGATCTAAAGATTCCCAATAGATGAGAAAATACTTCCCAATAGATGGTTGAGTAGATATTACAGCAGgggtgttattcagcaggttctggagaaccggtagaggaaattttgagtagttcagaaaactggcaaataccaccactggctggcaccagaatggggtgggaatggagattttgcagtatccttcccctgccacgcgcaccaagccacgcccaccaagctacatccaccaagctacaccacgctcaccaagccatgcccacagaaccagtagtaaaaaaaaattcaaattccaCCACTCTATTACACCAAACCGCAAAAGAAATCTTGTTTCAAAGAGCAGTTCCAATACCTGAGCAGACCggttttgctttttcttccagGTTCCGCTGCATTGTGTATCCTTTCAGACAAAAACTAACTCTACAGGCAGCTCTGATCATCATCGTCGTCATTTGGGTCTTAGCCTTCATCATCATGTGTCCCTCCGCGGTTACCTTGACCGTCACTCAAGATGAAAACCATTTCATGCGGGACGCTTATAATAATTCCTACCCTTTTTACTCCTGCTGGGAGGCCTGGCCAGACCCCAAAATGCGCAAGATCTATACCACTGTCCTCTTCTCACACATTTATCTTGGCCCTCTCATCGCAATGGTGATCATGTATGCTCGGATCGCCTTCAAGCTCTTCAAGTCCTCCGTACCTATAAGAGGTTCCCAGTCAGAGGACAGCGAGGGAAGAAGGATCTCGAAGAGGAAAATAAAAGTGATCAATATGCTGATTATTGTGGCATTGTTCTTCAGTCTTTCTTGGCTGCCCCTTTGGACTTTAATGCTGCTGACCGATTACGGGAACCTGAATTACCATCAGCTCAGCCTCATCACGGTTTATTTTTTCCCGTTTGCCCACTGGCTGGCTTTCTTTAACAGTAGCATCAATCCAATCGTCTACGGGTACTTCAATGAAAACTTCCGGAAAGGATTCCAAGCGGCCTTCAAAATCCACTTGTGCTCGGCAGAAAAGGAACGCCAAGTAACCTATTCTGATCGCAACCACAGCAGGCTTCTTTTTAGAGCGCGCAATCGGATATTCGTCGAAGTTCAAGGCTCCGGTTCGGTGCAGCCCTCCGATTCTGGAGAAAGCAGTGTTTTGAAAGCGGGACTGTTTCTTGCCAAAAATGGCCAGGCAGCTCACCGCGGGCTGAAGGTGGAGGATTTGGACAGTAAAAGTTGCTCTCCCAAAACCGTTAGCATCCCTGCTTGGGACATCTGAGGACATTTCAgccttctttgaaatgatgagTTGACTTTACTAGATGCGAGATATTTTCAGAATACAGAGGTACctgtgtaccaggggtgaaatgtaaaatttgttactactggttctgtgggcgtggcttggtgggggtgggggtaatgtgactgtgtgggcatggccaacttttttttttaacttttaaaagcattttttctacaacctcttcggccgaagacgttgtagaaaaaaatgcttttaaaagcctctgacgatcccagctgagccacgcgaccatcagagcctttttttttttacttttaaaagcattctttcggccgaagaaaaaatgctttaaaagtaaaaaaaaaaaaacctctgacgatcgcgcggctcagctgggtaagtggggggtgggcagggatttttgctaccagttctccgaaccaccatctgccatcgctaccagatcggacaatccggtctgaaccgggagcatttcacccctgctttgtactCATCTTTAATTGGTTCTGAGAGgcgcaatgagtaccaaaaatgatgagtaccaaacaaatttttcgcATAAGGAATAATACAGTATGTCACAAGGCACCTAACGCCAACATGTTCTAGCTTGTGTGTTGTGtgccaaacaaatgatgagtatcgggaaaaaatgtggggggggggtttcataatacattgagtaccaaattggaTGAGTTTCAGAGCAGTTGAGTACTGAGATACCACTGTATGTTCATAGTCGTTTCAGAAACATGGTGTAAGCAAACTATGACGATCAAATGCTTTACCATTAATGTGAGGTGTGGGAGATGATCTCATCTTCAAATATGGGAGAGATGAATGCTTCTAATGTGTTTCAGTCTGCCATAGCATCTTTCCCATTCCCTGCCTCTGTTTAAAGGAAAATCTGGTGTAGTGGGAGGAGGGTTATGTATGGTGGGTATACATTGATAATGCAAATACCTCATCCAATGGATTCCACTGGCTGTGCTACTTCAATGCAAATAATAAACTTTGCATCATACTCATAAAGAGACGTAAGTCGTTTAGTTGTTGCTCAAAATGCGCTCCACAATAATTCCACAATTTTTTCTGAGACTACACCAGGGGTTTAGTGATTAAGGCAAcgaggctagaaaccaggggGCTACGAGTTCTAGTGCCTAGGCACAAAGTCAGCCGGGTCACCTTGGGCCGTTCACTCTttgtcagccctaggaagaaggcaatggcaagccacctctggaaccttgccaagaaaacggcaCGTAGTAGTCCAGGCAACAACTGAAAGGTATCACAACAACAACAGTACAACGGATGCTTCTTGATTAGGGGTTCCCAACTCCCAGGCTGTGGCCCATTTGGAACCAGGCTGTGTAAGCAGTTGAGTGCACAATTGCATGAATGGCGGGAAAGTGCATGCAAACGCAAAACTCCCTTTGTGCGAATGGCGTGCATGTGCGCCccgcctcctccaccaccactggCCCTCAAAGCCAGAAAGTTTGGGGACCGCTGTTCTAAATGATAGCTTCATATTATGCAATTGTACAACTTGGCTCATGGAATCCCACTCTGGGAATGAAATGAGGCCCTGGTAAACAAAGGAATTCTAAAGCTCGGGGACTGATGATCCTACAGAAAATCTGCTATGCAATAGCTAAGAATTGACACTAATTTGATGATGCATAATCAGTCCATCTCAAAATAGCCTGGAAGACACTAAGGTTTGGCACAGCTGCTGGTAGAAGACCCTGAATAAGACAAGTCAGTGATCTGAATAGGCAGATAACAGGATTCCTTTGTTTCACTTTGACTTTATTCTTCAGTCTCTGTTTAAGAGATATTTTGGGAATGTTAAGCTTAACGattacacaggggtgaaatccagcaggttctggagagccggtagaggaaattttgagtagttcagagaactggtacataccacctccggctggccccagagtagggtgggaatggagattttgcaatatccttccctctggagtggggtgggaatggagattttgcagtatccttctcctgccacgtccaccaagccatgacacacccaccaagccatgcccacagaaccagtagtaaaaaaaaaatagatttcaccactgcatatacccatgatggcaaatctatggcacacaGAGCTCTCTCTGCTGGCCCGCGCACCATCGCCCCAGATCAGATCTCCgtggtttttctttcctgagcttctatttccctgcaaatgacgaaacaaaaactcatgaaagaaaaagatcttactgcTTGCTGCGCtaccggtgttgggatgccctgcctcccgccggccagctggtctttgagtctctCCTGCGGGTCTCTattgtgcatgcacgcatgtcTATGCATGTGCATGTCCACGCATGTCTGTGTATACAcatgtctgtgcatgcacatatccATTCATGTGCGTACACGTTTTGTACACACAGATTTTCGTGCACACGCTCACACCTCTCAGTTTgagcactcggtgtctaaaagttttgccatcactgccatatacagtagtggccaaaattgtggaaatcttttgaaaaagtgtatttttgaggtttgatggctaataacatcttttttttttttttgggacatTCACAATAATTATATTCCACTACtgcaatggcctgggaatagcccagaccttaacccaattgcaaatctatggagctgactaaagaaacttgtcagtcagaagcgacccagcaataaaacccagttcatagaagcaacctttcaatcttggtttcacattataacagctgcagaactaaaatacTTGGTTCATTTCATGGGAAgacgtaaggccgtcattcatgctaaagtttacccaactaagtatcaactaatgtgataatttttgtatatctcattttttctacgtgtttcacttttcttctttatactgtaactgttattctaataacaaatccatcataaaagttattgcattacattcttgattaaattatctttccactgatatataattttatggtactactactcCCCCAAAAAGGTGGTGTaattagctagttttaaaaaatacacttttatcaaaagttttccacaattttggctactactgtatatGGCACTTACACAGGTCTCCTTGGCTCTACTACAGTTTAACCACCACAACATACTAACTTTCTAGATCAATTGTTGGATTGCGACTTGCAAAATATTCAGCCGCCGTTATGAACTAGAATTAAAGCCCAAGGCTAAATGGTCCCGTCACAACCAAAATGTGATTGACTGTAAAATGATGTAAACATATCTCAAATACTAGCTGAGACCAGTCTCCTTGCATTGCAACAACCCGgatcctcctctccccttctgtcTCATTCTGTGGGTCGATGTTGTGTCTGTGTGTCAAAAATCGCACAGCAGCTGTGATTGCATCCTTGAAACCCTgctctattcttttttaaaaaagcttttactggtagtccttgacttatgaccacaattgaggccaacatttgtgttgctaagtgagacatttgttaagtgaattttgctccattttacgacttttcttgtcaccgctgttaagtgaatccctacagTTGTTGAATCAGTAAcgagg of Ahaetulla prasina isolate Xishuangbanna chromosome 6, ASM2864084v1, whole genome shotgun sequence contains these proteins:
- the NPFFR1 gene encoding neuropeptide FF receptor 1, giving the protein MFIVAYAFIFFMCMIGNMLVCFIVLKNRQMRTVTNFFILNLAISDVLVGIFCMPTTLVDNLITGWPFDTFMCKMSGLVQGMSVSASVFTLVAIAVERFRCIVYPFRQKLTLQAALIIIVVIWVLAFIIMCPSAVTLTVTQDENHFMRDAYNNSYPFYSCWEAWPDPKMRKIYTTVLFSHIYLGPLIAMVIMYARIAFKLFKSSVPIRGSQSEDSEGRRISKRKIKVINMLIIVALFFSLSWLPLWTLMLLTDYGNLNYHQLSLITVYFFPFAHWLAFFNSSINPIVYGYFNENFRKGFQAAFKIHLCSAEKERQVTYSDRNHSRLLFRARNRIFVEVQGSGSVQPSDSGESSVLKAGLFLAKNGQAAHRGLKVEDLDSKSCSPKTVSIPAWDI